From the Mycobacterium sp. DL592 genome, the window GCCCGGTCACCGAGTGCGGCCAGGTCCGCGTCGAGTGCAGCGGCCTTGTCCGCGTCATCGATGGACCGGTAGGCCGACACCATCGGCCCGTAGTTGACCTTGAAGTAGTCCCGGAAGCGTGCACCGTCGGCGAAGGCGTCGACGGCCAGCTCACCGCGCCGCAGGTCAATGTACTCGACACGGTCACCGAACAACGCCCGGACATGGGTTTCGTCACCCCACAGCGGAGCCGGTTGCACACCGGGCGGCGGCGGCGCCACATACGGCTTGAGCGTGGCGAACATCTGCCCGATGAAACCCTCGGGCGTCCAGCTCAGCACGGCGATCCGGCCGCCGGGCCGACACACTCGGACCAGTTCGTCGGCCGCCTGCTGATGGTGCGGGGCGAACATCACCCCGATACAGGACATGACGGCGTCGAACTCCGCGTCGCCGAACGGCAGCGCCTCGGCGTTGGCCTCGCGGAACTCGACATCCACGCCGCGCCGGTCAGGCAGGCTCCGTCCGTGCGCCAGTAGTTCCGGGCACAGGTCGCTGGCGATGACGCGGGCGCCGGCCGCGGCAGCGGCGAACGCCGCGTTGCCGGTACCGGCCGCAACGTCGAGAACCCGCTGTCCCGGCTGGATATCGGCAGCCGCCACCAGGTCGGCTCCCAGCGGGGCGACGAGATCGTCGGCGACGGCCGGATAATCTCCCAGCGCCCACAGTGCCCGATGCCGGGCCTCGAGTTCACGGTCGACAGTTGTTGCACTCATGGTGTTCTCCCCTCTCGAAGTGCTGATCTCATCGTGCGCGCGGCGGCGACGCGGTTCCAGTGCCGGAAGTGAACCGAATGCAGTACAGGATCTGTACTAGTCACGGTCGCCGTGAAGGCGTGTACTGGAAGGACCGCGGAAAGGAGCACGCCATGTCGGGCTATGGGCAGTTCTGTCCGGTCGCCAAGGCGATGGAGTTACTCGACGAGCGCTGGACGCTTCTGGTGGTGCGCGAATTGCTGCAGGGCAGTGCGCATTTCAACGACCTGCGCCGCGGCGTGCCCAAGATGTCACCGGCGCTGCTGTCCAAGCGACTCAAGTCGCTGGCGCGCGCCGGGGTGGTGCAGCGCAGCGAGATCGACGGGCGCGCCACCTACAGCCTGACCGAGTGCGGCCGTGAGCTGGCAGGCGTGGTCGACGCCATCGGCGCGTGGGGGGTGCGCTGGATTCCGCAGATGGGCGACGACGACCTCGATCCGCACCTGCTGTTCTGGGATGTCCAGCGCAACATCCCGATCGACAGCTGGCCGCGGGCCCGAACCACCGTGGCCTTCGAACTCGACGGCGTCGCCCCGAAGGCGTCGCGGTGGTGGCTGGTGGTCACCGAGGGTCACGCCGACGTCTGTGACTTCGACCCGGGATACGACGTCGCCGCCACAGTGAAGACGAGCCTGCGCACCCTCACCGAGATCTGGCGCGGCGACGTGTCATGGTCGCGGGCGCTGCTCGACGGGCGCACCGCCGTCTCGGGTGACGCGGCCGCCCGCAAGGCCTTGCCCGAGTGGATCGGCCAGTCCAAGATCGCCG encodes:
- a CDS encoding class I SAM-dependent methyltransferase → MSATTVDRELEARHRALWALGDYPAVADDLVAPLGADLVAAADIQPGQRVLDVAAGTGNAAFAAAAAGARVIASDLCPELLAHGRSLPDRRGVDVEFREANAEALPFGDAEFDAVMSCIGVMFAPHHQQAADELVRVCRPGGRIAVLSWTPEGFIGQMFATLKPYVAPPPPGVQPAPLWGDETHVRALFGDRVEYIDLRRGELAVDAFADGARFRDYFKVNYGPMVSAYRSIDDADKAAALDADLAALGDRALADSPAMQWEYLVVTARRR
- a CDS encoding helix-turn-helix domain-containing protein, with the translated sequence MSGYGQFCPVAKAMELLDERWTLLVVRELLQGSAHFNDLRRGVPKMSPALLSKRLKSLARAGVVQRSEIDGRATYSLTECGRELAGVVDAIGAWGVRWIPQMGDDDLDPHLLFWDVQRNIPIDSWPRARTTVAFELDGVAPKASRWWLVVTEGHADVCDFDPGYDVAATVKTSLRTLTEIWRGDVSWSRALLDGRTAVSGDAAARKALPEWIGQSKIAAVPRPA